The following proteins are encoded in a genomic region of Maniola jurtina chromosome 17, ilManJurt1.1, whole genome shotgun sequence:
- the LOC123874087 gene encoding 2-hydroxyacyl-CoA lyase 1 isoform X1: protein MLLGRFARLSQTLLRRNLHITPKFNQAMAIDGNNILAESLKKQGVEYVFGIVGIPVIETSLALQAAGLKYVGMRNEQAACYAAQAIGYLTGKPGVCLVVSGPGLLHCIGGMANAQVNCWPLLVIAGSCPEDHEGIGGFQEWLQVESSRMYSKYAARPPSPRLVPLHVEKAVRYACAGRPGVSYLDMPATLLTAEVEEDKVPMDYYAAETVKLAHPNPELVEQAADLLAKAQRPLIIVGKGAAYGRAEDALCKLVEATKVPFLPTPMGKGVVPDESQYCVSTARTQALLKADVILLLGARLNWMLHFGQAPRYAPGAKIIQVDICPEEFHNSVKSEVAVHSDIKPFVEALTLKLRDRKFSLPPTSDWWQGLREKQKKNTQFVEGQASSKSMPLNYYAVFKAVQANIPKDSIIVSEGANTMDIGRGMLLNNKPRHRLDAGTFATMGVGPGFAVAAAMWCRDYAPEKRVICVEGDSAFGFSGMEIETMFRYKLPVIVVIVNNNGIYGGFDRDVMQDLQSSGDLAQCTPPTALSTEVRYEKMMEMFGVSGHLCRTIPEIEAALKDAVNVTDRPSIINILIDPQASRKPQAFNWLTESKL from the exons ATGTTGTTAGGACGATTTGCACGACTGTCACAAACTTTGTTACGAAGAAATTTACACATAACACCGAAATTTAACCAAGCTATGGCTATCGATGGTAACAATATACTGGCTGAAAGCTTGAAAAAACAG GGTGTTGAATATGTATTTGGCATTGTTGGTATTCCTGTTATTGAAACCTCACTTGCATTGCAAGCTGCAGGACTCAAGTACGTAGGCATGCGCAACGAGCAAGCAGCATGCTATGCAGCTCAAGCCATTGGCTATTTAACAG GCAAACCAGGCGTATGTCTCGTTGTATCAGGACCAGGTCTTCTTCATTGTATAGGAGGCATGGCAAATGCACAAGTGAACTGCTGGCCACTTTTAGTTATTGCTGGCTCCTGTCCCGAAGACCATGAGGGTATTGGTGGCTTCCAGGAGTGGTTAcag GTGGAGTCGAGTCGCATGTACAGCAAGTACGCAGCACGGCCGCCGTCGCCGCGCCTCGTGCCGCTGCACGTGGAGAAGGCGGTGCGCTACGCCTGCGCCGGCCGCCCCGGCGTCTCCTACCTCGACATGCCCGCCACTCTGCTGACG GCTGAAGTAGAGGAAGACAAAGTGCCTATGGACTATTACGCGGCTGAAACAGTTAAACTTGCTCACCCGAACCCGGAGCTAGTGGAGCAAGCGGCAGACTTGCTCGCTAAAGCACAGCGTCCTCTCATCATAGTGGGAAAGGGCGCCGCTTACGGCCGGGCTGAAGACGCTTTATGCAAGCTGGTGGAAGCAACTAAAGTGCCTTTCTTACCGACTCCCATGG GCAAAGGCGTGGTTCCGGACGAGTCGCAGTACTGCGTGTCGACGGCGCGCACGCAGGCTCTGCTCAAAGCGGACGTGATCTTGTTACTTGGCGCGCGGCTGAACTGGATGCTGCACTTCGGACAGGCCCCGCGATATGCGCCTGGCGCTAAAATCATACAG gtGGACATATGCCCCGAGGAGTTTCACAATAGCGTGAAATCCGAAGTGGCCGTACATTCCGACATCAAACCCTTCGTAGAGGCTCTCACACTCAAGCTGAGAGACAGGAAGTTCTCTCTGCCACCAACAAGTGACTGGTGGCAGGGGCTGAGGGAGAAACAGAAGAAAAATACACAGTTTGTTGAA GGACAAGCGAGCAGCAAATCCATGCCTCTCAACTACTACGCAGTGTTCAAAGCAGTGCAGGCCAACATCCCTAAGGACTCCATCATCGTGAGCGAAGGCGCCAACACCATGGACATCGGGCGCGGGATGCTGCTCAACAACAAGCCCCGACACCGCCTCGATGCGGGCACATTTGCAACTATGGGT gTTGGCCCTGGATTCGCAGTAGCTGCGGCGATGTGGTGTCGAGACTACGCTCCCGAAAAGAGGGTTATTTGCGTCGAAGGAGACTCCGCTTTCGGCTTCTCAG GAATGGAAATCGAGACGATGTTCCGCTACAAGCTGCCGGTGATCGTCGTCATCGTCAACAACAACGGCATCTACGGCGGCTTCGACAGAGACGTCATGCAGGACCTGCAGTCTAGCGGAGACCTTGCACAGTG CACACCACCTACAGCTCTATCTACGGAAGTGCGCTATGAGAAGATGATGGAAATGTTCGGCGTGAGCGGCCATCTTTGCCGCACTATTCCCGAGATCGAGGCGGCGCTCAAAGACGCTGTCAACGTCACCGACAGGCCCAGCATCATCAACATACTCATCGACCCGCAGGCCAGCAGGAAGCCCCAAGCGTTCAACTGGCTCACCGAGTCTAAgctgtga
- the LOC123874034 gene encoding uncharacterized protein LOC123874034, protein MDELLLTRLKLLATQIETLSNQALSLGSLHNDLIYNAEVIKTKLQNLSTRLNDDLHNYFRMNKTEISATNGEPRSFRKRQFSQREERKEQREDTTSKGSNTTEGEVVSKRMKVPCVFCKGDHYNDLCDKYKTAKERKSRSPREFNSPVVQLELETKSKKGKIIYANIVPMISQSVPYAEELNNWKHKVELADDGSLTDQVDILIGNDYYYSFLHPEKIRISEDLYLVDSEFGWILSGQGPRRDIEEQHMSVITYFQTEIDFKFNKPDMPLDQGSIAFLWELESIGITDSPKITREEEAIHKFNETTKLINNRYHVSWPWNEYPPSLTPNYGLAYGRLVNLVKRLDKETLKSYNDAIQEQISKGIVEEVLDKTRVEHPVHYLPHHCVAQKNKPIRIVYDASSKIKGNKSLNECLYCGPLMLEDLTCILIRFRSHNIALSADVEKAFLQIGLHEKDRDVTRFIWLKDVEKPPHVDNIICLRFCRVPFGIISSPFLLNATIKHHLSKGNEQLQLIAKDIYVDNLVTGVQTLDEAIQIYQDTRDTFGQISMNLRDWSSNSKQFMNRIPDGVEEKVVKILGLDWNLKHDTLHVKFTLTTEAYSKREVLKVIASIYDPCGFGVPHVLSAKLFLQELWKTKVKWDTKFSKEMQDKWSEIRKELETIRGISIPRCYIKNVKSEEYHLHCFTDASLKAYAAVVYITHGAKTSFVIGKTRLVPIKDQQHLKIPRLELLGALIGCRLIKMVLKAFNMKLGYQTLWTDSQIVIEWCQSDKLLPPFVSRRVEEIRSNKELMIKYVPSELNPADIATRPMSSNEDKERWLTGPQFLSESDKQKTPVKYMSQSFFLSTREGLPNTSKEKDSNLELQNNFSGESIRAKEDSRTSYKESLCITETIKKLQAEYFTQEVAGKETDLSRNLKLFKDVDGLLRCKGRLQNAELSFDKRYPILIPKECDFTNNLIKKVHNDNYHVGANHTLSLIRQSYWIPKGKSQIQRILKKCPRCIKHGAGPFKLPPTPALPVERVGYSEPFTFVGIDYMGPILVKSGQKRWICLFTCLAVRAIHIELVQDLTAEEGLLALRRTIATRKVPQLITSDNATHFKLIAEILSKQYCIDNKIQWKFIPQLTPWFGGFYERLIGIVKNCMKRTLAKHMLSDSQLTTVVKEIEAVINSRPLTCVDSELDIILKPADFLTLGSCITIEGTVEDCLEKGTTIKVDLIKSWKRGLIIVREFKDMFVNRYLLSLRERYQHSHKEPRVTSKQSPAIGQIVQIKGENKNRETWRVGKIVSLKEGSDGLCRVAIVKVGDKNFTRSIAHLYPLEVQESEEDMEERFIRDDTSSELASATLAEPLEESTDRQITISEGIAQEENSPMMQIDEPIQETMECETLESESRESIGDVIDSEEVGILARDEEKEEDGRVGRVRRVAATKALQRIKEWTNNLLCLS, encoded by the exons ATGGATGAACTATTATTAACAAGACTGAAACTTCTCGCCACTCAAATAGAAACTCTCTCGAATCAAGCTCTTAGTCTCGGCTCTCTGCACAATGACTTAATCTACAATGCAGAAGTAATCAAGACTAAATTGCAAAACCTCTCGACGAGATTAAACGATGATTTACATAATTACTTCAGAATGAATAAAACGGAGATTTCAGCGACAAATGGGGAACCTCGAAGTTTTCGTAAGAGACAGTTTTCACAACGGGAAGAACGTAAAGAACAGAGAGAAGATACGACATCAAAGGGAAGTAATACGACAGAGGGTGAAGTTGTCTCGAAGAGGATGAAAGTACCATGCGTGTTTTGCAAAGGCGATCACTACAACGACCTTtgtgataaatataaaacagcCAAGGAACGAAAATCACG AAGTCCTCGAGAATTTAATAGTCCAGTAGTTCAACTAGAGTTAGAGACTAAatctaaaaaaggaaaaatcatTTATGCAAACATTGTGCCTATGATTTCTCAAAGCGTACCCTATGCTGAAGAACTTAACAATTGGAAACACAAGGTAGAACTTGCAGATGACGGATCGTTAACAGATCAAGTTGATATTCTTATtggaaatgattattattattcgtttcTTCATCCAGAGAAAATACGAATAAGTGAAGACTTATACCTAGTAGATTCTGAGTTCGGATGGATACTATCAGGTCAGGGTCCACGTAGAGATATAGAAGAACAACACATGTCAGTTATCACATATTTTCAAACAGAgatagattttaaatttaacaaaccTGACATGCCTTTAGATCAAGGAAGTATAGCATTCTTGTGGGAACTAGAGTCAATTGGCATAACCGATTCACCTAAAATTACACGAGAGGAAGAGGCTATTCATAAATTCAACGAGActactaaattaattaacaatagatATCATGTTAGTTGGCCGTGGAACGAATACCCACCGTCACTAACACCTAACTATGGATTAGCATATGGTCGTTTAGTAAATTTAGTCAAGCGGTTAGATAAGGAAACCCTAAAGTCCTATAATGATGCTATACAGGAACAAATATCGAAAGGAATAGTCGAAGAAGTATTAGACAAGACCCGTGTAGAACATCCAGTACACTATCTACCACATCATTGCGTTGCTCAGAAGAATAAACCTATTAGGATTGTCTATGATGCCTCATCGAAAATTAAAGGCAATAAAAGTTTGAACGAATGTCTGTATTGCGGTCCATTGATGTTAGAAGATTTAACATGTATACTTATTAGATTTCGAAGTCATAACATTGCTTTATCAGCAGATGTCGAGAAGGCTTTCCTTCAAATAGGATTACATGAAAAGGATCGCGACGTAACGAGATTTATTTGGTTGAAAGATGTCGAAAAACCACCACATGTAGATAACATTATCTGTCTAAGGTTTTGTAGAGTTCCTTTCGGAATTATATCTAGTCCGTTCTTATTAAATGCGACAATTAAACATCATCTTTCTAAAGGAAATGAACAGCTACAACTAATTGCTAAAGATATTTATGTTGATAATTTAGTAACTGGGGTTCAAACACTTGACGAGGCTATCCAAATATATCAAGACACAAGGGATACGTTTGGACAAATTTCAATGAACCTTAGAGATTGGAGTTCAAATTCGAAACAATTTATGAATAGAATACCCGATGGTGTTGAAGAAAAGGTTGTAAAAATTTTAGGCCTAGATTGGAATTTAAAACATGATACGTTACATGTAAAGTTCACGTTAACCACCGAAGCATATTCTAAACGGGAAGTATTGAAGGTAATCGCTTCGATATACGATCCTTGTGGATTCGGAGTACCACATGTTTTATCAGCTAAGCTATTTCTACAAGAACTTTGGAAGACTAAAGTTAAATGGGATACGAAGTTTTCAAAAGAAATGCAAGATAAATGGTCAGAAATCCGAAAAGAATTAGAGACTATTAGAGGAATATCGATACCTAGATGctatataaaaaatgtaaaaagcgAAGAATATCATTTGCATTGTTTCACAGACGCTTCACTCAAAGCGTATGCTGCAGTAGTATACATAACACATGGTGCTAAGACAAGTTTTGTCATAGGAAAAACACGATTAGTCCCTATAAAGGATcaacaacatttaaaaattcCTCGGCTAGAATTGCTAGGAGCTTTAATTGGTTGCAGACTAATTAAGATGGTTTTAAAAGCATTTAACATGAAATTAGGATATCAAACATTATGGACTGATAGTCAAATTGTCATAGAATGGTGCCAATCGGATAAATTGCTTCCACCATTCGTATCTAGACGAGTTGAGGAAATAAGGAGTAATAAAGAGCTCATGATTAAGTATGTTCCTTCAGAGTTGAATCCGGCAGATATTGCAACCAGACCGATGAGTTCCAACGAAGACAAGGAAAGATGGCTTACAGGTCCACAGTTTTTATCAGAATCCGACAAACAGAAAACGCCTGTGAAATACATGTCACAGTCATTTTTTCTTTCGACGCGGGAGGGTCTGCCGAATACCTCTAAAGAAAAGGATAGTAATCTAGAGCTACAAAACAACTTCTCAGGAGAAAGTATTAGAGCCAAAGAAGATAGCAGAACTAGTTACAAAGAATCGCTTTGTATTACGGAAACAATAAAGAAGCTACAAGCAGAATACTTCACTCAGGAAGTTGCGGGGAAAGAAACTGATTTAAGTCGTAATCTCAAGTTATTTAAGGATGTTGATGGATTACTACGGTGTAAAGGACGTCTTCAGAATGCAGAACTATCGTTTGACAAACGGTACCCTATATTGATACCTAAGGAATGTGACTTTACGAATAACCTTATAAAGAAAGTTCACAATGATAATTATCATGTAGGAGCGAATCATACACTTAGTCTCATCAGACAGTCATATTGGATACCAAAAGGTAAATCTCAGATTCAGAGGATATTGAAGAAATGTCCAAGGTGTATTAAACATGGAGCGGGTCCATTTAAGTTACCACCTACTCCAGCGCTTCCTGTAGAAAGAGTAGGTTACAGCGAACCATTTACCTTTGTAGGGATAGACTATATGGGTCCTATTCTTGTCAAGAGTGGACAAAAGAGATGGATCTGTTTATTCACCTGTTTAGCGGTAAGAGCTATTCATATAGAATTAGTGCAAGATCTTACAGCGGAGGAAGGTTTATTGGCGTTGAGAAGGACAATAGCAACCAGAAAGGTCCCTCAACTCATTACATCAGACAACGCGACACATTTCAAACTTATAGCAGAGATTCTCTCGAAACAATATTGTATTGACAACAAAATTCAATGGAAGTTCATACCTCAGTTGACGCCTTGGTTTGGTGGATTTTACGAAAGATTGATAGGGATAGTTAAGAATTGTATGAAGCGTACACTAGCAAAGCACATGCTTTCAGATAGTCAACTAACTACCGTAGTCAAGGAAATTGAAGCTGTAATAAATTCAAGACCGCTTACATGTGTAGATTCAGAGTTGGATATAATTCTAAAACCAGCTGATTTTCTTACACTAGGAAGTTGTATCACTATAGAAGGAACTGTCGAAGATTGTCTAGAGAAAGGTACTACGATTAAAGTCGATCTTATAAAAAGTTGGAAGAGGGGTCTCATCATCGTAAGAGAATTCAAAGATATGTTTGTCAACAGATATTTACTAAGTCTCCGAGAAAGGTATCAGCACTCACATAAAGAGCCACGTGTCACATCGAAACAGTCTCCGGCGATAGGACAGATAGTGCAAATAAAaggagaaaataaaaatagagaaaCCTGGAGAGTAGGGAAAATTGTTTCACTGAAAGAAGGAAGTGATGGTTTATGTAGAGTAGCCATAGTAAAGGTTGGAGATAAGAATTTCACACGGTCAATAGCGCATCTGTACCCTCTAGAGGTTCAAGAGTCAGAGGAAGACATGgaagaaagatttataagagaTGATACTTCGAGTGAGCTTGCTTCTGCCACGTTAGCCGAGCCTTTGGAAGAGAGtaccgacagacagataactATCTCAGAGGGGATAGCTCAAGAAGAGAACTCACCTATGATGCAAATAGACGAACCCATTCAGGAGACAATGGAGTGTGAAACCTTAGAGAGTGAAAGTAGAGAATCTATTGGGGATGTTATTGATTCAGAGGAAGTCGGGATACTAGCGAGAGACGAGGAGAAGGAAGAAGATGGTAGAGTGGGTAGAGTGAGGAGAGTTGCGGCCACTAAAGCCCTACAGAGGATTAAAGAGTGGACGAACAATTTATTATGCCTATCTTGA
- the LOC123874091 gene encoding DNA-binding protein RFXANK-like codes for MEEGISVQNEGKSIDIKQEKQDNLENFKCEFDSGSQDSSKSGSGGYQRWAPNLNGIRKSAFTPYKSVQCTALTNLQRGNTQARVPELPQPDCSFHAKAGRGEITRDDVKLEQYVDITDEHGLTALHWAASYGQLNSCQDLVWSGANVNMRGPEGETALHLAAAGGHHEVVKFLLNEGADSDIQDDSGSTALMYAAAADFPYTCNELLIRGADLTLTNDYDQDAYTLTTTNNCKLAQTVIENFLIGCLSKI; via the exons ATGGAGGAAGGAATATCCGTTCAAAATGAAGGAAAAAGTATAGACATTAAACAGGAAAAGCAAGATaatcttgaaaattttaaatgcgAATTTGATTCTGGAAGTCAGGACAGCAGTAAAAGTGGGAGCGGAGGATACCAGCGCTGGGCGCCCAATTTAAATGGAATCCGGAAAAGTGCATTTACGCCCTACAAATCGGTCCAGTGCACGGCTTTGACCAATTTGCAGAGAG GTAATACGCAGGCGCGAGTCCCCGAGCTACCTCAGCCGGACTGTAGCTTCCACGCCAAGGCTGGCCGCGGCGAAATAACCCGTGACGACGTGAAACTGGAGCAGTATGTTGATATCACCGACGAGCACGGTCTCACGGCGCTGCACTGGGCGGCGAGCTACGGCCAGCTAAACAGCTGCCAGGATCTCGTGTG GAGTGGTGCCAATGTCAACATGAGGGGACCTGAAGGTGAAACAGCACTGCACCTTGCTGCTGCAGGTGGGCACCACGAAGTTGTCAAGTTTCTATTGAACGAAGGAGCAGATTCTGATATACAGGAtgat TCTGGCAGTACAGCACTCATGTATGCAGCGGCAGCAGATTTCCCGTACACTTGCAATGAACTCCTCATTAGAGGAGCCGATTTGACACTTACCAATGACTATGACCAAGACGCCTACACTCTGACCACAACCAACAACTGTAAACTGG CTCAAACTGTGATAGAAAATTTTTTGATTGGCTGCCTCAGCAAGATATAA
- the LOC123874087 gene encoding 2-hydroxyacyl-CoA lyase 1 isoform X2 — translation MAIDGNNILAESLKKQGVEYVFGIVGIPVIETSLALQAAGLKYVGMRNEQAACYAAQAIGYLTGKPGVCLVVSGPGLLHCIGGMANAQVNCWPLLVIAGSCPEDHEGIGGFQEWLQVESSRMYSKYAARPPSPRLVPLHVEKAVRYACAGRPGVSYLDMPATLLTAEVEEDKVPMDYYAAETVKLAHPNPELVEQAADLLAKAQRPLIIVGKGAAYGRAEDALCKLVEATKVPFLPTPMGKGVVPDESQYCVSTARTQALLKADVILLLGARLNWMLHFGQAPRYAPGAKIIQVDICPEEFHNSVKSEVAVHSDIKPFVEALTLKLRDRKFSLPPTSDWWQGLREKQKKNTQFVEGQASSKSMPLNYYAVFKAVQANIPKDSIIVSEGANTMDIGRGMLLNNKPRHRLDAGTFATMGVGPGFAVAAAMWCRDYAPEKRVICVEGDSAFGFSGMEIETMFRYKLPVIVVIVNNNGIYGGFDRDVMQDLQSSGDLAQCTPPTALSTEVRYEKMMEMFGVSGHLCRTIPEIEAALKDAVNVTDRPSIINILIDPQASRKPQAFNWLTESKL, via the exons ATGGCTATCGATGGTAACAATATACTGGCTGAAAGCTTGAAAAAACAG GGTGTTGAATATGTATTTGGCATTGTTGGTATTCCTGTTATTGAAACCTCACTTGCATTGCAAGCTGCAGGACTCAAGTACGTAGGCATGCGCAACGAGCAAGCAGCATGCTATGCAGCTCAAGCCATTGGCTATTTAACAG GCAAACCAGGCGTATGTCTCGTTGTATCAGGACCAGGTCTTCTTCATTGTATAGGAGGCATGGCAAATGCACAAGTGAACTGCTGGCCACTTTTAGTTATTGCTGGCTCCTGTCCCGAAGACCATGAGGGTATTGGTGGCTTCCAGGAGTGGTTAcag GTGGAGTCGAGTCGCATGTACAGCAAGTACGCAGCACGGCCGCCGTCGCCGCGCCTCGTGCCGCTGCACGTGGAGAAGGCGGTGCGCTACGCCTGCGCCGGCCGCCCCGGCGTCTCCTACCTCGACATGCCCGCCACTCTGCTGACG GCTGAAGTAGAGGAAGACAAAGTGCCTATGGACTATTACGCGGCTGAAACAGTTAAACTTGCTCACCCGAACCCGGAGCTAGTGGAGCAAGCGGCAGACTTGCTCGCTAAAGCACAGCGTCCTCTCATCATAGTGGGAAAGGGCGCCGCTTACGGCCGGGCTGAAGACGCTTTATGCAAGCTGGTGGAAGCAACTAAAGTGCCTTTCTTACCGACTCCCATGG GCAAAGGCGTGGTTCCGGACGAGTCGCAGTACTGCGTGTCGACGGCGCGCACGCAGGCTCTGCTCAAAGCGGACGTGATCTTGTTACTTGGCGCGCGGCTGAACTGGATGCTGCACTTCGGACAGGCCCCGCGATATGCGCCTGGCGCTAAAATCATACAG gtGGACATATGCCCCGAGGAGTTTCACAATAGCGTGAAATCCGAAGTGGCCGTACATTCCGACATCAAACCCTTCGTAGAGGCTCTCACACTCAAGCTGAGAGACAGGAAGTTCTCTCTGCCACCAACAAGTGACTGGTGGCAGGGGCTGAGGGAGAAACAGAAGAAAAATACACAGTTTGTTGAA GGACAAGCGAGCAGCAAATCCATGCCTCTCAACTACTACGCAGTGTTCAAAGCAGTGCAGGCCAACATCCCTAAGGACTCCATCATCGTGAGCGAAGGCGCCAACACCATGGACATCGGGCGCGGGATGCTGCTCAACAACAAGCCCCGACACCGCCTCGATGCGGGCACATTTGCAACTATGGGT gTTGGCCCTGGATTCGCAGTAGCTGCGGCGATGTGGTGTCGAGACTACGCTCCCGAAAAGAGGGTTATTTGCGTCGAAGGAGACTCCGCTTTCGGCTTCTCAG GAATGGAAATCGAGACGATGTTCCGCTACAAGCTGCCGGTGATCGTCGTCATCGTCAACAACAACGGCATCTACGGCGGCTTCGACAGAGACGTCATGCAGGACCTGCAGTCTAGCGGAGACCTTGCACAGTG CACACCACCTACAGCTCTATCTACGGAAGTGCGCTATGAGAAGATGATGGAAATGTTCGGCGTGAGCGGCCATCTTTGCCGCACTATTCCCGAGATCGAGGCGGCGCTCAAAGACGCTGTCAACGTCACCGACAGGCCCAGCATCATCAACATACTCATCGACCCGCAGGCCAGCAGGAAGCCCCAAGCGTTCAACTGGCTCACCGAGTCTAAgctgtga